The genome window CGATTTTAAATTTGATTTAACGCCTGTAAATAATCAATTTGCAGATATTCATAAGATGTCTGAAATAGGATCAAAAGGCGTACTGGTGCTTATCTCTGAAAGTACGAATGCTGAACGACCTGGGTTAACTCCATCAGAGCAGCTTGTCGGTAATCATATTGAGGATGCATTTTTACATGCCGAACGCAAAATCGTTATCTCCACTTTTGCTTCTAATGTTAATCGCATACAACAAATTGTAAATGCAGCGATTGCTACAAATAGAAAGCTTGCATTACTTGGGCGTAGTATGGTGAATGTTGTAGATGTGGCACTTGAGCGAGGATATTTAGACGTTCCAGAGGACATGTTAATTGATGCTCGTGAGGTTAAATATCTCCCACCTGAAGAAATTGTTGTACTCTGTACGGGTAGTCAGGGTGAGCCATTAGCTGCACTCTCTCGCCTAGCAAATGGCAACCATCGCGAAGTAAAAATTTTGCCTGATGACACAGTTATTTTTGCCTCATCGCCTATTCCAGGGAATGAGAAGAGTGTTTCACGAATCGTTAACAACTTATTCCAACTAGGTGCAAAGGTTATTTATGGCTCCTCCAGCCACACAGGTATGCATGTTTCAGGACATGGTTATCAGGAAGATTTAAAACTAATGCTTACACTAATGAAACCCAAATTTTTCATTCCGATTCATGGTGAATTTCGTATGTTACATCAACATCGTTTGCTAGCTGAGTCCGTTGGTGTCATAAGAGGACATACGTTTATTGTGAAAAATGGGGATGTTGTTGATATTGAAAATGCAATGGCTAGACAAACACGTAAAATTCCATCAGGTGATACGTATGTCGACGGTATTGGTATCGGTGAAGTCGAAGGAATTGTCTTACGCGATCGCAAACAGCTTTCAGAAGACGGTATGCTTGTCATCGTTTTAACACTAAATAAGGTAGAAGGTTCCCTTATTTCAGAACCTGATACAATTTCACGAGGCTTTGTTTATGCCAAAGACTTTGAGGACCTTTTGAACAAAGTAAATATTCTCGTCAAAGAAACCGTAAATGAGCTCCAGGAAGAAGGTAAGCAGCAAATACATGTCTTAAAAAGAGAGATCAAAAGAGCTGTCGGCCAATATCTTTTTTCACAAACAAAAAGAAAACCAATGATTTTACCTATAATTATCGAAATTTAAAAAAGTCGGTGTGAGGGATTTTTCCCCTTACACCGACTAAATTCATTGTATCTCGCCTTAACTACCCGTAAAATCAGTGAGGATGAAGAAAACCCCTCTGATTAAAGTTTCACTTTATGGATTGCTCAATCTTCTTTAAAAGTCCTGGCTCTTGTATTTCTTTATAGAGCTCACCCTTGGAAAATTTTATGAAGCATAACATTGTAAAGATACTGAACCTGATCAAATCCATGATGTAAATTTTTCGAGTGATTTTCTATCTGCATCGAAAAATTGTCAAAATGCTGTGGTAGCCCCTCTACCGCTGTCATCAATGACTCTTTATTTTTTAATAAAAGCTGAATCGTATTTAAAAGTCTTACCATTTTAAGTTGGATATCAATCATCGGAACATCAATGGGTATATGGTGCAAATGATGCCATTCTTTATACCATTTGAGAAAGTGAAATAAATAATCACTTAAAATAATTGTTTCATTTGGAATAATAGCCACGACATCATTTGCAACACATACTTCATTTTCACATTGATATATATATTTATTTGTTTCCCTCAATTTAGCTTTAGTAAGAATGATGGTTTTAGCCGGTACTGGTGCATACTTAAAATCTTTTTTAAATGTAATATTAATCTTTGGTATTTGTTCAATATCACCATTTAGCATTAACTGTTTTAAATATTTTGCTGTAATTAAGGGTAATCCGACATTTGTAAAATTCTTCTTCATCGGTACTATTTTCCCCTTTTCTATTTTAGCAACTTCATCTAATCGATAACGCTTTACCATGCCTGAATCCTCCATCCTTAACTTAGTTATATATACTCTAAAACAAGCCACTGACGAATCATCAACACTGTTTTCCATAAGCCTTTTCTCTTAAAAAAACTTCCCACTAATAATTGTACCATTTTACAGTAACATTATCCCTATTATACCACTATAATAGTATAGGCATTTTTAATGTTTTTCACTAGCTTTTTACATAGAGGTGAATCATATGTCAGACTTTTTAAAGCTAGTAGGTGAACAACTCCGTATTATTAGGGTATCCAAGGGGCTTAGTCAGGAAGAAGTGGCAGAAAGAACAGGGAAGTTAGGTTTTAGTAAAGGACGAATCTCAAATATTGAGCATGGGCAATCTAATATCACATTGAGCACTTTAGAAACGCTGATAAAAGCATTAGACATTGCCCCTGAGGAGGTTTTTAACTTTCAAAAATTATCTGGTGTTACTGATATTGAAGAAAAGAACCTTGTGCTTGACATACATCGATCAGTATTAAGGGAGCGCAATTTAGACGAGGTAAAATACGTAGTACGTATTACGAAGGATTTTTTAGATACTATTGATTCACAATCAAAGAAAAACAGCTCCAATAATCAATGACGTTGGAGCTGTTTTGACAGCCAGCTAGAAAATATTTTTCGATAATTCTTGATACACTGCCAGTTGTATTGATTAACCATTTTTTATCCATCCTAATTAATTAGAAGTCTGATTCCCGCTACGGGCTACTCGCTTTCCTGCGGGAAGCTTTGCTCTGCGACGAAAGCGAAGCGACAGGAGCACTTGAGTAGCCCTACGCCAATCAGTTAAAAATGGCAATATATTTGTCAAAATAGCAATAAAAAAATCCTTTTATCGCTCAATAATAAACCTATTTTTTCCTAATCAACACAGCTAATACACTGCTTTAATACGATTAATCTCCACCTCCATATGGCATATGTTTTAACAAATGTCTATGATGAGCCTATTTTATAATGGTGGCATGTCATTGTTTTGACCATAAAAAAATCCATTTAGTCTAAAACCAAATGGATCTGTCTATTACATTCCAAATTTTTGACGATAGCCGCATTTTCTACATAACTCTTCGACTGCTTCTCTGCGTGAAAATCCGTCGACAATATTATTTGCACGTTCTCCTTGAACAATGTCTGTGAAAGATTTCTCATTCACATTCCCCAAATTAATAACGCCCTCACCATCAAGACAGCAAGGCACTACTGTACCATCCACTAAAATAGCTGCCTGGCTTCGCAGTGCATGGCAAAAGCCTTTGCCTTCATCCTCAGGCTCAAGCAAGCTCGGCCATCTAAATTCATGATCCTGATTTAAATAAATATTATTAGCAATCTTTACACCTTTACCGGGCTGCACTTTTTCTTCGATACGATAATCAAGATTATATTCATTTTCTAGAATTTCGAGCGTTTCACGATTTCTCCGTGCCGCAATATCCGATACTTGATCCCTTTGTAAATTCCATAAACGATATGAAATAATCGTATTATAATCTTTTGAATCACGCACAAAATCTAATATATCCCCTAAGTATTTCTCACGATTTTCCGATCCCTCATGACCGTCGAAACTATGCAATGAAAAATTGATTTGGCGTAAGGCTGGTTTCCCTAGTATCTTTTCACGATTCTTTTTGATCAGTGTACCGTTCGTTGTAATATTAACTTTAAAACCCTTTTCATGTGCTGCGTCAAGCAGCTGATCAATACGCGGGTGTAAAAGCGGCTCTCCTTTTACATGCAAATAAATATATTTCGTATGAGGACGTATTTCATCCAATATTTTATTAAATTGTTCTACTTTAATAAGTCCCTTTGCACGAGCAGTTGGCGGACAAAAGCTACATGCTAAATTACAGACACTCGTTATTTCTATATAAACCTTTTTAAATGTTCTCAACGTTAATTCACCGTTCCAGTTCTTCATATATTCAAATCCTATTCATTTTAACAAATTTTACGATAAGGAACAGTTTTTCAGTCTCCTTCCCCTCACATTATTTATACATCTTAGGGCTACATGAACAAGTAAGCTTGAGAAAGATTAATAACTTAATAGTAATGGTGAAAATTATGCCTGATAATGAACCTTCAAAGGATCCATCTAAAAATCATATTACCATCAATCTTACTATTAATATTGGCAATAAAGAAATCCATTTTGAACAACGGGCTGAAGATAGGGAACAAATCAATAAGGATGTAGGTACTAATGCCAACCAAGGCGGTCAAAATGCACTAAACGGCAGTCATACTAGAAACGTAAATTCTCAATTCGCAGATGGAAACGGCAGAAGCGGTATTGCTGGTGAGGTTGAAAATGAGTCCTCTCCATTGTTAGATGAAAATAAAAACGACTAAAGTTTTTGGGCTCATCGAACGCCCCCAGGAAGCTTTGCTCTGTGCGAATGCGACAGCAACAACAACAACAAATGTTTTCTGTAGCGAAAGCAAAGCGGCAGCTACAAAGCGCCCAGTCGGAGCGGAAATCAACCCCACGTTATGGCGATAGGCCTTTATTTGAAACAGCAAAAAACTTCTATCTGTAAAAATATTTCATACCAACAGATAGAAGTTTTTTGTTTTGTTATCCACCAAGGAATCACGCCTCACACATTGCGTTTATAATTTTTTGTACCATCATATGAATAAAGCAATGGCTTTCCATCTACATATGTTTCTAAATGCACAGGACGACCCCATAGCTGATAAATATATGGCAAAACGTTTTCTAAATAGTGTGGATCGAGCTCCATTCCTTCAAAACCATGCACTAAATAGAGCTCTCCGTTGCGAAGGTAATCCCCATTTTTAACAACGATATATGGGAATCCCCCGTTAACACGCATCGATACGAGCTGATCTCGTACCATTTCATAATCCTTATCTGTAATACGGTATTCATTGCCCTTTTTCTGGAACAAATAAAGATCCTCTTGCTTCGCTAAATCCTTCGTTAAGTAGTTGCGGATAAAGGAGATATCCGACTCTACCTCTCTTACCTCATACATTTTCTCTCGGCCTGAGTTCGGTTGAACACCTAGCTTTCTCATCTCTTCTGTTGGATGATTATAGCGGTTTTCAATATCCTCAAAAATTTTCACGCCAAGGTAATAAGGATTAATGGTTGTTTTTGAAGGCTGCACAACACCTGCATTTAATTTCGCAAATTCAATCGTCTCCGCTGTTGTTAGCTTAAGCTCACGCATTATACGTTGATGCCAAAAAGAAGCCCAGCCTTCATTCATAATTTTCGTCTCTAATTGTGGCCAAAAATAAAGCATTTCCTCACGCATCATCGTTAATATATCTCTCTGCCAGTCCTCCAATTCTCGACTGTGCTCCTCTAAAAATAGCAATAAATCTTTTTCTGGCTTTGGCGGGAAGTTCTTTATTTTTCGCCTTATCGATTTATACTCTTTTTCCTTATCATCTAAACTCCATAGATCATCATACGGTGATTTCGCTGGAAGAATGTCTTCTTCAAGTTCCTCCGTATTCCAAGGCAATTTTGGTCGTAAAAGTGATGGATCGATATGCTCCTGAATCGCTAATACCGCATCTAAAAACTGTTCGACCTCATCCTTTCCATATTCCCTTTCGTAGCCGGCTATCCGTTCAGCTGTTGCAGTCATGCTCTCAACCATATCTCTTCGAGTATTGGAGAAGCGTACATTATTTTTAAAGAAATCGCAGTGCGCCAATACATGCGCAATAATTAATTTATTTTGTGTTAACGTATTTGTATCGAGTAAAAATGCATAGCATGGATTTGAGTTAATCACTAGCTCATAAATTTGGCTTAGTCCTAAATCATATTGAAGCTTCATTTTATGAAATTGTTTCCCGAAGCTCCAATGCGAAAATCGAGTAGGCATGCCATATGCGCCAAACGTATAAATAATATCCGCTGGACAAATTTCATAGCGCATTGGAAAGAAATCTAAGCCAAAGCTTGAAGCAATTTCTGTAATTTCATCAATCGCTCGTTGAAGCTCTTTCATCTCCATTTTTCCGCCCCCTCCTTTGAACATAATTACTTACCATGATTCAACCTCGTTACCATTTAAGATTCACTTTTTTTGAAAAAGCTCTTTAAGGCATCATAAACATCGCCTTTTTTTCTCAAAATATGATACCTAAATTTGGCGTCATCTATTTTTTTGTATGTGTACATAAGTGTAGAAAAGCGGTTATGCTGATTGACTTCACCATATCCAAACATGCTCGAAACATCCATTAGCTCTCCCACTAGCTTCAAGCATTTTTCATTATCCATTGAAATATTTTCACCATCTGAAAAATGTACTGGATAAATATTATAGCGAGAAGGATTATACTTATCCCGAATTAGTTCCAATGCTTTTATATAGGCAGATGAACAAATGGTTCCTCCACTTTCACCCTTCGTGAAAAATTCTTCTTCTGTCACTACTTTTGCCTCTGTATGATGTGCAATAAACTCAATTTCCACGGTTTCATACTTTGAACGCAAAAATTTGGTCATCCAAAAGAAGAAGCTTCTAGCGCAATATTTCTCGAAGGAGCCCATCGAGCCACTTGTATCCATCATCGCAAGAACAACTGCCTTCGATTCAGGTTTTTCCACTTCATCCCAAGTTTTAAAACGCAGATCATCATTATGAATCGGCGTAATTTCTGGTTTACCTTTCATGGCATTACGCTTTAGTGCGTTGAGGATAGTGCGCTTTTTATCGACATTCCCCATCAGACCTTTTTTTCGAATATCGTTAAACTCAATTTTTTCCGTTTTAATATCTGCTTTTTCTTTCTGTTGTAGGTTTGGTAGCTCAAGCTCATGAAATAGCACATTTTGAATTTCCTCAATGCTTACTTCAGCTTCATAATAGTCCTGGCCTGGCTTGTCACCAGCTTCCTTTCCCTTGCCATTGGCTTGATCGCCTCTACTGGCATCACGTGCAACCACATCACCTACATTACTATCTCCTTGTCCTTGCCCAACATGCTTGGAGTTATCATAGTTATATCGAATTTTATATTCATCTAGTGAACGTATAGGAATTTTAATAACCTCTCGACCATTGGACATCACAATACTTTCTTCACTAACTAAATCAGGTAAATTATTCTTGATAGCATCTTTTACTTTTTCCATATGACGTTGCTGGTCCTGGTGCCCTTTACGATGGAGGGACCAATTTTCCTGAGAGATGACAAAGCGTTTATTTTCGTTTTCAGTCATTTTTATCCTCACCCATCTATCAAATTTGCTTTTTCTATACTATGCTAGTGATTCACTTTCTTGAACTTTTTTAGAGAAATCAATTACACTTCGTTGTTACTTCACTTACGACATCCATTTCGTTTTGGCGTAATTACGTCCTTGCACTTACGTTACATAAAACATTTGTAGCTGACGCTTTGCTTTCGCTACATAAAACATTGCTGAATGAAGATAAAAGGAGTGCCCTAAAATGGGACACTCCTATTCACTCCTATCGATAGTCTTATTTCCACTGAATAGGTCAAAGCCTTTAACGATTTAACAGACTACCTACATATTGCAATAATTCATTAGCAGATGTTGTATTATAGCCATGTTCATCGACAAGTCTTGCTACAACCTCATTAATTTTCTTCAGCTGTGATTCATCCGGCATTTTTGAAGAAGTAGTAATTTTCACGACATCCTTGAGATCCGCAAATAATTTCTTCTGTATCGCTTCTCGTAATCTTTCATGAGAATTATAGTCAAAACGCTTTCCTTTTCGAGCATAAGCAGAAATTCGAATTAATATCTCCTCACGGAATGCCTTTTTCGCATTTTCCGAAATGCCTATTTGCTCCTCAATAGAGCGCATTAATTTTTCATCGGGATTCATTTCCTCACCAGTTAATGGATCGAAAATTTTATTTTTATTACAAAATGCTTCTACATTATCAAGATAATTATTCATCAATGTTTTTGCAGACTCTTCATACGAATACACGAAAGCCTTTTGCACTTCGTTTTTGGCAATTTCATCATACTCTCTTCGAGCAACTGCAATATAGTTCATATATTTTTCTCGATCTTCCTGAGAAATGGAAGCGTGCTGATCAAGCCCATCCTTTAGTGAACGTAGAACATCTAACGCATTAATAGATGGTATCTCTTTTCGGATAATTGCAGAAGAAATACGATTAATAATATACCGTGGATCAATACCGTTCATGCCTTCGTTTGGAAACTCTTTTTTAAGCTCCTCTAAGTCAACGGAATTAAATCCCTCCACATTTTCTCCGTCGTACAGTCGCATTTTTTTAATAAGATCCACACCTTGCTTTTTCGGTACTTCCAGTCTTGTTAGAACCGAAAAGATTGCTGCGGCCTTTAATGCATGCGGAGCAATATGAACATGTGAC of Lysinibacillus agricola contains these proteins:
- a CDS encoding ribonuclease J gives rise to the protein MSTKDNTLSIFALGGINEIGKNMYGVQYANDIIIIDCGAKFPDESLLGIDLIIPDITYLQENKEKIRALIVTHGHEDHIGGIPYLLKKINVPVYATRFTLGLIELKLKEHKLLRETDLIEIHSDSSLNFGQADVSFFRTSHSIPDCLGIVINTPEGNIVHTGDFKFDLTPVNNQFADIHKMSEIGSKGVLVLISESTNAERPGLTPSEQLVGNHIEDAFLHAERKIVISTFASNVNRIQQIVNAAIATNRKLALLGRSMVNVVDVALERGYLDVPEDMLIDAREVKYLPPEEIVVLCTGSQGEPLAALSRLANGNHREVKILPDDTVIFASSPIPGNEKSVSRIVNNLFQLGAKVIYGSSSHTGMHVSGHGYQEDLKLMLTLMKPKFFIPIHGEFRMLHQHRLLAESVGVIRGHTFIVKNGDVVDIENAMARQTRKIPSGDTYVDGIGIGEVEGIVLRDRKQLSEDGMLVIVLTLNKVEGSLISEPDTISRGFVYAKDFEDLLNKVNILVKETVNELQEEGKQQIHVLKREIKRAVGQYLFSQTKRKPMILPIIIEI
- a CDS encoding restriction endonuclease subunit S; translated protein: MVKRYRLDEVAKIEKGKIVPMKKNFTNVGLPLITAKYLKQLMLNGDIEQIPKINITFKKDFKYAPVPAKTIILTKAKLRETNKYIYQCENEVCVANDVVAIIPNETIILSDYLFHFLKWYKEWHHLHHIPIDVPMIDIQLKMVRLLNTIQLLLKNKESLMTAVEGLPQHFDNFSMQIENHSKNLHHGFDQVQYLYNVMLHKIFQG
- a CDS encoding helix-turn-helix domain-containing protein; this translates as MSDFLKLVGEQLRIIRVSKGLSQEEVAERTGKLGFSKGRISNIEHGQSNITLSTLETLIKALDIAPEEVFNFQKLSGVTDIEEKNLVLDIHRSVLRERNLDEVKYVVRITKDFLDTIDSQSKKNSSNNQ
- a CDS encoding radical SAM/SPASM domain-containing protein — encoded protein: MRTFKKVYIEITSVCNLACSFCPPTARAKGLIKVEQFNKILDEIRPHTKYIYLHVKGEPLLHPRIDQLLDAAHEKGFKVNITTNGTLIKKNREKILGKPALRQINFSLHSFDGHEGSENREKYLGDILDFVRDSKDYNTIISYRLWNLQRDQVSDIAARRNRETLEILENEYNLDYRIEEKVQPGKGVKIANNIYLNQDHEFRWPSLLEPEDEGKGFCHALRSQAAILVDGTVVPCCLDGEGVINLGNVNEKSFTDIVQGERANNIVDGFSRREAVEELCRKCGYRQKFGM
- a CDS encoding SpoVR family protein, encoding MEMKELQRAIDEITEIASSFGLDFFPMRYEICPADIIYTFGAYGMPTRFSHWSFGKQFHKMKLQYDLGLSQIYELVINSNPCYAFLLDTNTLTQNKLIIAHVLAHCDFFKNNVRFSNTRRDMVESMTATAERIAGYEREYGKDEVEQFLDAVLAIQEHIDPSLLRPKLPWNTEELEEDILPAKSPYDDLWSLDDKEKEYKSIRRKIKNFPPKPEKDLLLFLEEHSRELEDWQRDILTMMREEMLYFWPQLETKIMNEGWASFWHQRIMRELKLTTAETIEFAKLNAGVVQPSKTTINPYYLGVKIFEDIENRYNHPTEEMRKLGVQPNSGREKMYEVREVESDISFIRNYLTKDLAKQEDLYLFQKKGNEYRITDKDYEMVRDQLVSMRVNGGFPYIVVKNGDYLRNGELYLVHGFEGMELDPHYLENVLPYIYQLWGRPVHLETYVDGKPLLYSYDGTKNYKRNV
- the yhbH gene encoding sporulation protein YhbH — protein: MTENENKRFVISQENWSLHRKGHQDQQRHMEKVKDAIKNNLPDLVSEESIVMSNGREVIKIPIRSLDEYKIRYNYDNSKHVGQGQGDSNVGDVVARDASRGDQANGKGKEAGDKPGQDYYEAEVSIEEIQNVLFHELELPNLQQKEKADIKTEKIEFNDIRKKGLMGNVDKKRTILNALKRNAMKGKPEITPIHNDDLRFKTWDEVEKPESKAVVLAMMDTSGSMGSFEKYCARSFFFWMTKFLRSKYETVEIEFIAHHTEAKVVTEEEFFTKGESGGTICSSAYIKALELIRDKYNPSRYNIYPVHFSDGENISMDNEKCLKLVGELMDVSSMFGYGEVNQHNRFSTLMYTYKKIDDAKFRYHILRKKGDVYDALKSFFKKSES